The following proteins are encoded in a genomic region of Hirundo rustica isolate bHirRus1 chromosome 15, bHirRus1.pri.v3, whole genome shotgun sequence:
- the TRAF7 gene encoding E3 ubiquitin-protein ligase TRAF7 isoform X2, with translation MSLRSTFSLHEEEEEPEPLVFAEQPSVKLCCQLCCSVFKDPVITTCGHTFCRRCALTSEKCPVDNAKLTVVVNNIAVAEQIGELFIHCKYGCRPAASSKPTAFEVDPRGCPFTIKLSARKDHESSCDYRPVRCPNNPSCPPLLKMNLEAHLKECEHIKCPHSKYGCTFIGNQDTYETHLETCKFEGLKEFLQQTDDRFHEMQVAMAQKDQEIAFLRSMLGKLSEKIDQLEKNLELKFDVLDENQSKLSEDLMEFRRDASMLNDELSHINARLNMGILGSYDPQQIFKCKGTFVGHQGPVWCLCVYSIGDLLFSGSSDKTIKVWDTCTTYKCQKTLEGHDGIVLALCIQGNKLYSGSADCTIIVWDIQNLQKVNTIRAHDNPVCTLVSSHNMLFSGSLKAIKVWDIVGTELKLKKELTGLNHWVRALVASQNYLYSGSYQTIKIWDIRNLECVHVLQTSGGSVYSIAVTNHHIVCGTYENLIHVWDIETKEQVRTLTGHVGTVYALAVISTPDQTKVFSASYDRSLRVWSMDNMICTQTLLRHQGSVTALAVSRGRLFSGAVDSTVKVWTC, from the exons ATGTCCTTGCGCTCCACGTTCTCACTccatgaggaagaggaggagcca GAGCCCCTGGTGTTTGCAGAGCAGCCGTCCGTGaagctgtgctgccagctgtgctgcagtgtgtTTAAGGATCCCGTCATCACAACCTGTGGG CACACGTTTTGCAGGAGATGTGCCTTAACATCTG AGAAGTGCCCCGTGGACAACGCCAAGCTGACGGTGGTGGTGAACAACATCGCGGTGGCCGAGCAGATCGGGGAGCTCTTCATCCACTGCAAGTACGGCTGCCGGCCCGCCGCCAGCAGCAAGCCCACCGCCTTTGAGGTGGACCCCCGTGGCTGCCCCTTCACCATCAAGCTGAGTGCCAGGAA GGATCATGAGAGCAGCTGCGATTACCGGCCCGTGCGCTGCCCCAACAACCCCAgctgccctcccctcctcaaAATGAACCTGGAGGCTCACCTGAAGGAGTGTGAGCACATCAAGTGTCCCCACTCCAAATACGG GTGCACGTTCATAGGAAACCAGGACACCTACGAGACCCACCTGGAGACGTGCAAGTTCGAGGGCCTGAAGGAGTTCCTGCAGCAGACGGACGATCGCTTCCACGAGATGCAGGTGGCAATGGCCCAGAAGGACCAGGAGATCGCCTTCCTGCGCTCCATGCTGGGGAAACTCTCCGAGAAGATCGACCAGCTGGAGAAGAACCTGGAGCTGAAGTTTG ATGTGCTGGACGAGAACCAGAGCAAGCTGAGCGAGGACCTGATGGAATTCCGCAGGGACGCCTCCATGCTGAAC GATGAGCTCTCCCACATCAATGCTCGGCTCAACATGGGCATCCTTGGAT CCTATGACCCTCAGCAGATCTTCAAGTGCAAGGGGACCTTTGTGGGCCACCAGGGCCCCGTgtggtgtttgtgtgtgtactCCATAGGAGACTTGCTCTTCAGTGGCTCCTCAGACAAAACCATTAAG GTGTGGGATACCTGTACCACGTACAAGTGCCAAAAGACCCTGGAGGGTCATGATGGAATTGTGCTGGCTCTCTGCATCCAGGG GAACAAGCTGTACAGCGGCTCTGCTGACTGCACCATCATC GTCTGGGATATTCAAAACCTGCAGAAGGTGAACACGATCCGAGCACACGACAATCCCGTTTGCACTTTGGTCTCCTCACACAACATGCTCTTCAGTGGCTCCCTCAAAGCCATCAAG GTGTGGGACATCGTGGGTACTGAGCTCAAGCTGAAGAAGGAGCTGACAGGTCTCAACCACTGGGTTCGAGCGCTGGTGGCTTCCCAGAACTATCTCTACAGTGGATCTTACCAGACCATCAAG ATCTGGGACATCCGGAACCTGGAGTGTGTGCACGTGCTGCAGACGTCGGGAGGCAGCGTGTACTCCATCGCCGTCACCAACCACCACATCGTGTGCGGCACCTACGAGAACCTCATCCAC GTCTGGGACATCGAGACCAAGGAGCAGGTCCGCACGCTGACCGGGCACGTGGGGACAGTCTACGCCCTCGCCGTCATCTCCACGCCCGATCAAACCAAAGTCTTCAGCGCGTCCTACGACCGCTCGCTCAGG gtGTGGAGCATGGACAACATGATCTGCACCCAGACGCTGCTGCGCCACCAGGGCAGTGTCACCGCCCTCGCCGTGTCCCGCGGCCGCCTCTTCTCCGGCGCCGTGGACAGCACTGTAAAG GTCTGGACGTGCTAA
- the TRAF7 gene encoding E3 ubiquitin-protein ligase TRAF7 isoform X1 encodes MSSNKNARYNRFSSGTTNITTSENTNGTRMETTFGPAFSAVTTITKADGTNTFKQHRRTPSSSSTLTYSPRDEDDGMPPISTPRRSDSAISVRSLHSESNMSLRSTFSLHEEEEEPEPLVFAEQPSVKLCCQLCCSVFKDPVITTCGHTFCRRCALTSEKCPVDNAKLTVVVNNIAVAEQIGELFIHCKYGCRPAASSKPTAFEVDPRGCPFTIKLSARKDHESSCDYRPVRCPNNPSCPPLLKMNLEAHLKECEHIKCPHSKYGCTFIGNQDTYETHLETCKFEGLKEFLQQTDDRFHEMQVAMAQKDQEIAFLRSMLGKLSEKIDQLEKNLELKFDVLDENQSKLSEDLMEFRRDASMLNDELSHINARLNMGILGSYDPQQIFKCKGTFVGHQGPVWCLCVYSIGDLLFSGSSDKTIKVWDTCTTYKCQKTLEGHDGIVLALCIQGNKLYSGSADCTIIVWDIQNLQKVNTIRAHDNPVCTLVSSHNMLFSGSLKAIKVWDIVGTELKLKKELTGLNHWVRALVASQNYLYSGSYQTIKIWDIRNLECVHVLQTSGGSVYSIAVTNHHIVCGTYENLIHVWDIETKEQVRTLTGHVGTVYALAVISTPDQTKVFSASYDRSLRVWSMDNMICTQTLLRHQGSVTALAVSRGRLFSGAVDSTVKVWTC; translated from the exons CTGACGGGACCAATACTTTCAAGCAGCACCGTCGGACCCCGTCCTCCTCCAGCACCCTCACCTACTCCCCACGGGACGAGGATGATGGCATG CCTCCGATCAGCACCCCGCGCCGCTCCGACTCCGCAATCTCCGTCCGCTCCTTGCACTCCGAGTCCAACATGTCCTTGCGCTCCACGTTCTCACTccatgaggaagaggaggagcca GAGCCCCTGGTGTTTGCAGAGCAGCCGTCCGTGaagctgtgctgccagctgtgctgcagtgtgtTTAAGGATCCCGTCATCACAACCTGTGGG CACACGTTTTGCAGGAGATGTGCCTTAACATCTG AGAAGTGCCCCGTGGACAACGCCAAGCTGACGGTGGTGGTGAACAACATCGCGGTGGCCGAGCAGATCGGGGAGCTCTTCATCCACTGCAAGTACGGCTGCCGGCCCGCCGCCAGCAGCAAGCCCACCGCCTTTGAGGTGGACCCCCGTGGCTGCCCCTTCACCATCAAGCTGAGTGCCAGGAA GGATCATGAGAGCAGCTGCGATTACCGGCCCGTGCGCTGCCCCAACAACCCCAgctgccctcccctcctcaaAATGAACCTGGAGGCTCACCTGAAGGAGTGTGAGCACATCAAGTGTCCCCACTCCAAATACGG GTGCACGTTCATAGGAAACCAGGACACCTACGAGACCCACCTGGAGACGTGCAAGTTCGAGGGCCTGAAGGAGTTCCTGCAGCAGACGGACGATCGCTTCCACGAGATGCAGGTGGCAATGGCCCAGAAGGACCAGGAGATCGCCTTCCTGCGCTCCATGCTGGGGAAACTCTCCGAGAAGATCGACCAGCTGGAGAAGAACCTGGAGCTGAAGTTTG ATGTGCTGGACGAGAACCAGAGCAAGCTGAGCGAGGACCTGATGGAATTCCGCAGGGACGCCTCCATGCTGAAC GATGAGCTCTCCCACATCAATGCTCGGCTCAACATGGGCATCCTTGGAT CCTATGACCCTCAGCAGATCTTCAAGTGCAAGGGGACCTTTGTGGGCCACCAGGGCCCCGTgtggtgtttgtgtgtgtactCCATAGGAGACTTGCTCTTCAGTGGCTCCTCAGACAAAACCATTAAG GTGTGGGATACCTGTACCACGTACAAGTGCCAAAAGACCCTGGAGGGTCATGATGGAATTGTGCTGGCTCTCTGCATCCAGGG GAACAAGCTGTACAGCGGCTCTGCTGACTGCACCATCATC GTCTGGGATATTCAAAACCTGCAGAAGGTGAACACGATCCGAGCACACGACAATCCCGTTTGCACTTTGGTCTCCTCACACAACATGCTCTTCAGTGGCTCCCTCAAAGCCATCAAG GTGTGGGACATCGTGGGTACTGAGCTCAAGCTGAAGAAGGAGCTGACAGGTCTCAACCACTGGGTTCGAGCGCTGGTGGCTTCCCAGAACTATCTCTACAGTGGATCTTACCAGACCATCAAG ATCTGGGACATCCGGAACCTGGAGTGTGTGCACGTGCTGCAGACGTCGGGAGGCAGCGTGTACTCCATCGCCGTCACCAACCACCACATCGTGTGCGGCACCTACGAGAACCTCATCCAC GTCTGGGACATCGAGACCAAGGAGCAGGTCCGCACGCTGACCGGGCACGTGGGGACAGTCTACGCCCTCGCCGTCATCTCCACGCCCGATCAAACCAAAGTCTTCAGCGCGTCCTACGACCGCTCGCTCAGG gtGTGGAGCATGGACAACATGATCTGCACCCAGACGCTGCTGCGCCACCAGGGCAGTGTCACCGCCCTCGCCGTGTCCCGCGGCCGCCTCTTCTCCGGCGCCGTGGACAGCACTGTAAAG GTCTGGACGTGCTAA